One Rhinoderma darwinii isolate aRhiDar2 chromosome 6, aRhiDar2.hap1, whole genome shotgun sequence DNA window includes the following coding sequences:
- the TEX2 gene encoding testis-expressed protein 2 gives MSNSAKDSPVPGSPALNHSLPGPKDGPVTQQTPQRITIQLTKVHSEDNWEDLDESELIFTLDQDEEEAAASTLACRTATPLYGPSREQDGTVLNELALAAYECAGDVLLSNETQKHGCSLLPSSPTSKPLLNLVKSASSEIDVKDPSLHKPHPFVNLVKSISTEISRLEPEVTQSKSDSKLNVHLWRQITQPKNKNGDSRTAPSSPSTSPSESKGMFFNVQDVEAKLEDTKRRLSEAMQEPFSMLSKIIGEETTSPNPKYRTMSPLFLNQESPSGHLKDQGIFESKNSCTNYGRVEEGDIMDYADTPKAIHREAPKNHCKYKICSYGDMIQVVELSSEGVEDQGLPSPMDNDQSPSHNNDVPCSALVCVAILAYNFFIWPLPAYISGLFMGIASGFILGFFLVLLLVPKRSHSRRHKRYLQECSTFPLTIHNLQEPNVLQGWMNEMFSYDPETYHPALTHSVFVTLEGTTLKRSYPKSSLPRRSIYGEEIPENVFVGDETNHLSNAQVFLYPDGLANKRLWNKKYPICIQLCDLEDPEVQNVEPVEQETESGESPKTDPDDCQKSSGECKAGTLYLFGRTGRDKEEWYQHLVRASRGSMDGKQDANRSDGKTGSLPNPLSSPCSWGGTSNSSVESTEDTSQMFKPKDLAGNVKQKILLDYATYMSRFISTDQTSPAQSPRQSAANSPTPPKKHPIEPLLSSNLHVCWVNVFIGRIFWDFLREKYWEDVVANKIQKKLTKIKLPNFMDELTLTGLDMGTSLPQILTISTPSVNDRGLWMDMDVTYSGSLQVTLETKMNLSRLRKETTVNEGKSFDNRRHRAKMPRAKIFTDSDEESSSAGSSEDEEITITETPGISVDRANPNNAESFTGGNSTSRRILRFVDKIAKSRYFQRATENEYIKRKIEEVSNTRLLLTVEVQELEGTLTVNIPPPPTDRIWYSFRAPPRVEMKVRPKLGEREVTFIHVTEWIEKKLQDEFQKILVMPNMDDLLFPIMQSGLDPSRQPQTDQSIPVPL, from the exons ATGTCTAACTCCGCCAAAGATAGTCCTGTGCCTGGTTCCCCTGCACTCAACCATTCTTTGCCAGGTCCCAAAGATGGACCAGTTACTCAACAGACCCCACAAAGAATAACAATCCAGTTAACAAAAGTCCACAGTGAAGACAACTGGGAGGACTTAGATGAAAGTGAACTCATCTTTACTTTGGACCAGGATGAAGAAGAAGCAGCGGCCTCCACTTTAGCATGTAGAACTGCTACTCCGCTGTACGGACCGTCAAGAGAACAAGATGGGACTGTTCTTAATGAGCTGGCACTGGCTGCTTATGAGTGTGCCGGTGATGTTTTGCTGTCCAATGAGACGCAAAAACATGGTTGTTCCCTCTTGCCAAGTTCACCCACATCCAAACCGCTCCTCAACTTGGTGAAGTCTGCCTCTTCAGAAATTGATGTCAAAGACCCCTCTCTTCATAAACCTCATCCCTTCGTCAATTTAGTCAAGTCCATTTCCACGGAGATCTCCAGACTGGAGCCAGAAGTAACACAATCCAAGTCAGACTCTAAACTCAATGTTCATCTTTGGAGACAGATAACACAacccaagaacaaaaatggagactCTCGGACCGCTCCATCCTCCCCTAGCACATCACCTTCCGAAAGCAAAGGAATGTTCTTCAATGTTCAAGATGTAGAAGCTAAGTTAGAAGACACCAAAAGACGATTGTCAGAAGCTATGCAAGAACCGTTCAGTATGCTCAGTAAAATTATAGGCGAGGAGACGACTAGCCCGAACCCCAAATACAGAACTATGTCCCCGTTGTTCTTAAACCAGGAATCCCCATCGGGTCATTTAAAAGATCAAGGTATTTTTGAATCAAAGAACTCGTGTACGAACTATGGAAGAGTAGAAGAAGGAGACATCATGGACTATGCAGATACCCCTAAAGCTATCCACAGGGAGGCACCAAAAAACCATTGCAAATATAAGATCTGCTCTTATGGGGACATGATCCAGGTAGTAGAACTAAGCAGCGAGGGTGTAGAAGATCAAGGCTTGCCTTCACCCATGGACAACGACCAATCTCCATCCCACAACAATGACGTGCCATGCAGTGCCCTGGTCTGCGTAGCAATCCTGGCATATAACTTTTTCATCTGGCCCCTTCCTGCCTACATCTCTGGGCTTTTCATGGGCATTGCTAGTGGATTTATTTTAGGATTTTTTCTGGTCTTATTGTTGGTGCCCAAGCGTTCCCATTCCAGGAGACACAAGCGTTACCTGCAGGAATGTTCAACGTTTCCTCTAACCATTCATAACCTCCAGGAGCCAAATGTGCTGCAG GGCTGGATGAATGAGATGTTTTCTTACGACCCTGAGACCTATCACCCGGCTCTCACCCATTCTGTGTTTGTGACACTAGAAGGTACAACCTTGAAACGCAGTTATCCAAAAAGCAGCCTGCCCCGGAGGTCTATCTATGGGGAGGAGATTCCAGAGAATGTGTTTGTCGGTGACGAAACCAACCACTTGTCCAACGCCCAG GTATTCCTGTATCCAGACGGACTGGCAAACAAGAGACTTTGGAATAAAAAATATCCAATCTGCATCCAGTTATGTGATCTTGAGGATCCAGAGGTCCAGAATGTAGAACCCGTGGAACAAGAAACTGAGAGCGGAGAATCTCCAAAAACGGATCCAGATGACTGTCAGAAGTCAAGTGGggagtgcaaggcagggacattaTATCTGTTTGGACGGACGGGGAGGGACAAGGAAGAATGGTATCAACACTTGGTGAGGGCCTCTCGAGGGTCTATGGACGGAAAGCAAGATGCCAACAGAAGTGACGGCAAAACAG GGTCACTACCAAACCCCCTTTCCAGTCCATGCAGTTGGGGAGGCACAAGTAACAGTAGTGTGGAGAGCACAGAAGACACTTCACAGATGTTTAAACCAAAAGACTTGGCCGGGAACGTCAAACAGAAAATCCTCTTGGACTATGCCACATACATGTCCAGGTTCATCTCAACAGACCAAACCAGCCCAGCCCAGAGCCCTCGTCAGAGCGCTGCCAACAGCCCCACCCCTCCAAAAAAG CACCCTATAGAACCATTGCTCTCCAGTAACCTCCATGTGTGCTGGGTCAATGTCTTCATTGGACGTATTTTCTGGGACTTCTTGAGGGAGAAGTATTGGGAAGATGTAGTGGCCAATAAAATCCAGAAAAAGTTGACCAAAATCAAG CTGCCAAATTTTATGGATGAACTGACACTAACAGGCTTGGACATGGGGACATCACTACCCCAGATTCTCACCATCTCCACCCCAAGCGTGAATGACAGAG GGTTATGGATGGATATGGATGTGACTTACAGCGGATCTTTACAAGTAACATTAGAGACAAAGATGAATCTATCCAGGCTGAGAAAGGAGACGACAGTGAATGAGGGTAAATCATTTGACAACAGGAGACATCG GGCAAAGATGCCAAGAGCCAAGATCTTCACAGACAGTGATGAGGAGTCTTCAAGTGCCGGCTCATCAGAAGATGAAGAGATTACCATCACAGAGACACCAGGAATCTCGGTCGACAGAGCCAACCCCAATAATGCTGAAAG TTTTACAGGAGGAAACAGCACCAGTCGCCGGATCTTGCGATTTGTAGATAAAATCGCCAAGTCTCGATATTTTCAGAGAGCCACAGAGAACGAGTACATCAAGAGGAAGATAGAAGAGGTGTCCAACACCCGCCTGCTGCTGACTGTGGAGGTGCAGGAGCTGGAGGGGACGCTGACGGTGAACATCCCCCCACCACCTACTGACCGCATATG GTACAGCTTCCGGGCGCCACCACGCGTGGAGATGAAGGTTCGTCCGAAGCTGGGGGAGAGGGAAGTGACATTTATACACGTGACGGAGTGGATCGAGAAGAAGCTGCAAGATGAGTTCCAG AAAATTTTAGTGATGCCAAACATGGACGACTTATTATTTCCGATCATGCAGTCAGGTCTGGATCCGTCCAGGCAGCCACAGACTGACCAGTCAATACCAGTACCATTGTGA
- the MSRB1 gene encoding methionine-R-sulfoxide reductase B1 yields the protein MSFCSFFGGEVYKDHFENGVYVCSKCGYELFSSRTKFEHSSPWPAFSETVHKDSVSKYVERPNALKVSCGKCGNGLGHEFLNDGPKKGQSRFUIFSNSIKFVPKDKVDGGANRA from the exons ATGTCGTTCTGCTCGTTCTTTGGTGGGGAGGTTTATAAAGATCACTTCGAGAATG GAGTATACGTATGTTCCAAGTGCGGGTATGAGCTGTTCTCCAGCCGCACCAAGTTTGAGCATTCCTCCCCTTGGCCCGCTTTCTCAGAGACCGTTCACAAGGACAGCGTCTCCAAGTATGTAGAACGGCCCAATGCTCTTAAG gTCTCGTGTGGGAAGTGCGGCAATGGACTCGGCCATGAGTTTTTAAACGATGGTCCGAAGAAAGGCCAGTCCCGCTTCTGAATATTCAGCAACTCGATTAAGTTCGTCCCTAAAG ACAAAGTCGATGGGGGAGCGAATCGAGCTTAA